From a region of the Dictyoglomus sp. genome:
- a CDS encoding LacI family transcriptional regulator — protein MKKVKNKLTINDIAKIAGVSKGAVSYVLNNKPGVSAEVREKILRIIEEYGYKPNKLAQALAGKKTNFIALIIPDISDVFYAKIIKGVEKTLSKNGYYLNLYGTHANPEKEHQVFEFLNTGFVDGIIVMAYHIEKSFVKWISSSNIPVVFIDYPYDHDVYSVIVDNEEGGFKATEYLINLGHKKIVFIHGSKDSWDSDLRFKGYLKALEKYNIPFNESLVVRGDFTREGGYKAIKEILDSGEKFTAVFSANDHMALGAMKALKEKGLRIPEDISIIGFDNIEASALSNPPLTTIMQPIYQLGEMSAKILLRLLSGENLDQKRFLLKTQLIERKSCSKI, from the coding sequence ATGAAAAAGGTTAAAAATAAGCTTACAATTAACGATATTGCCAAAATTGCAGGGGTTTCTAAGGGTGCAGTTTCCTACGTATTAAACAACAAGCCTGGAGTTAGTGCAGAGGTTAGAGAAAAGATTCTTCGCATTATAGAGGAATATGGATATAAACCCAATAAATTGGCTCAAGCTCTGGCAGGAAAGAAAACAAATTTTATAGCTCTCATAATACCTGATATTAGTGATGTTTTTTATGCAAAAATTATAAAGGGAGTTGAGAAAACTTTAAGTAAAAATGGATATTATTTAAATCTATATGGTACCCATGCAAATCCTGAAAAGGAGCATCAGGTTTTTGAGTTTTTAAATACAGGCTTTGTGGATGGAATAATAGTTATGGCTTATCATATTGAGAAAAGTTTTGTTAAATGGATATCAAGCTCTAATATTCCTGTGGTTTTTATAGACTATCCCTATGATCATGATGTCTATTCTGTAATTGTAGATAATGAAGAGGGGGGATTTAAGGCGACAGAATATCTTATAAATTTAGGTCATAAAAAAATTGTCTTTATCCATGGATCAAAGGATTCATGGGATAGTGATCTTAGATTTAAGGGTTATTTAAAGGCTTTAGAAAAATATAATATTCCCTTTAATGAGAGTTTAGTTGTAAGAGGGGATTTTACAAGGGAAGGTGGATACAAAGCAATAAAAGAAATTTTAGATTCTGGAGAAAAATTTACTGCAGTTTTTTCTGCCAATGATCATATGGCTTTGGGAGCTATGAAAGCTTTAAAAGAAAAAGGATTAAGAATTCCAGAGGATATCTCCATTATAGGTTTTGATAATATAGAGGCCAGTGCCTTAAGTAATCCCCCTCTTACTACAATAATGCAACCTATTTATCAATTAGGGGAGATGTCCGCTAAGATTCTTTTGAGGCTTCTTTCTGGAGAAAATTTAGATCAAAAAAGATTTTTGTTAAAAACTCAACTTATTGAGAGAAAGTCTTGTAGTAAAATTTAA
- a CDS encoding ZIP family metal transporter — protein MDFKSLSPVIQALLATLFTWGLTALGSAGVFLTREVNRKILDGMLGFASGVMISASYFSLISPAIELAQKESSLPFWFPVVVGFLLGGLCLYFIDKLIPHLHLNFPDESKEGVSTTWRRTTLLILAITLHNIPEGLAVGVAFGAIKLGGDVASLTSAIALAIGIGLQNFPEGLAVSMPLRREKLSAFKSFFYGQLSGIVEPIAGVIGASAVLIARPILPYALAFAAGAMIYVVIEELIPEAQKAGETDLPTLGALIGFSIMMFLDLALG, from the coding sequence ATGGACTTTAAAAGCCTATCTCCTGTGATTCAAGCACTCCTTGCTACCCTTTTTACTTGGGGATTAACTGCATTAGGATCTGCAGGAGTTTTTTTAACAAGAGAAGTAAACAGAAAAATATTAGATGGAATGCTCGGTTTTGCCAGCGGAGTTATGATATCTGCAAGTTATTTTTCTTTGATTTCGCCTGCCATTGAATTAGCCCAAAAAGAATCCTCTCTCCCCTTTTGGTTCCCAGTAGTTGTAGGATTTTTGTTGGGAGGATTGTGCCTTTATTTTATTGACAAACTTATACCCCATCTACATCTGAATTTTCCTGACGAAAGTAAGGAAGGAGTAAGTACCACATGGCGAAGAACTACCTTATTAATTCTTGCCATAACCCTTCACAATATACCTGAGGGCTTAGCAGTTGGAGTAGCTTTTGGAGCTATTAAATTAGGAGGAGATGTTGCCTCCCTTACTTCTGCTATTGCTCTTGCTATTGGTATAGGATTACAAAATTTTCCTGAGGGACTTGCCGTTTCTATGCCTCTAAGAAGAGAAAAACTCTCCGCTTTTAAAAGTTTCTTTTATGGACAATTGTCAGGTATTGTGGAGCCTATTGCAGGAGTTATAGGTGCTTCTGCAGTTCTCATTGCAAGACCAATTCTTCCCTATGCTTTGGCTTTTGCTGCAGGAGCTATGATATATGTAGTTATTGAAGAACTTATTCCCGAAGCTCAAAAAGCAGGAGAGACAGATTTACCCACCCTTGGAGCTCTTATTGGTTTTTCCATTATGATGTTTCTTGACTTAGCCTTGGGTTAA
- a CDS encoding MurR/RpiR family transcriptional regulator, producing MKESNVLESIKEKKIHLRASEEKVANYILTHWQEVLHLPITEFAERVGVSEATIVRMCKKMGFRGFQELKITLAMEKIQPIKTVHQAVQEGDDLETILKKVFSANIRAMEATINVLSIKELDRAINAILSARQLQIYGVGGSGPVALDAQHKFMKTGIPTVAYIDSHMQAMSASILEPNDVIIGISASGSSKDIIDALTLAKKRGATTIGITHYAKTPMDKVLDIKLSVSSEETFYRTESTSARIAQLSIIDALYIGVALRRLDKTFENLKLTREAIVPKRF from the coding sequence ATGAAAGAATCTAATGTTTTAGAAAGTATAAAAGAAAAAAAGATTCACCTTCGAGCCTCCGAGGAGAAGGTTGCAAACTATATCTTAACCCATTGGCAAGAAGTTCTTCATCTTCCCATCACCGAATTTGCAGAAAGGGTTGGAGTAAGCGAAGCAACCATAGTAAGAATGTGTAAAAAAATGGGATTTAGGGGATTCCAAGAATTAAAAATAACCCTCGCTATGGAAAAGATTCAACCAATAAAAACAGTACATCAGGCTGTTCAAGAGGGGGATGATCTTGAGACTATTTTAAAAAAGGTATTCTCTGCGAATATTAGAGCAATGGAAGCTACAATTAATGTGCTTTCCATAAAGGAATTGGATAGAGCAATAAATGCTATTTTATCCGCAAGACAACTTCAGATATATGGGGTGGGAGGATCAGGTCCTGTCGCTTTAGATGCTCAACATAAATTCATGAAAACAGGAATTCCTACTGTTGCCTACATTGACAGTCATATGCAAGCCATGTCCGCGAGTATATTGGAGCCCAATGATGTAATAATAGGAATATCCGCATCGGGAAGTAGTAAGGATATAATAGATGCCCTTACCTTAGCAAAGAAAAGAGGAGCAACCACTATTGGTATAACCCATTATGCTAAAACTCCTATGGATAAGGTGCTAGATATAAAACTATCCGTATCCTCTGAGGAAACATTTTATAGAACGGAAAGCACTTCTGCCCGTATAGCCCAATTGTCTATTATTGATGCTTTATACATAGGAGTTGCATTAAGAAGATTGGACAAGACCTTTGAGAATCTTAAATTAACAAGAGAAGCTATTGTTCCTAAAAGATTTTAA
- a CDS encoding phosphoglycerate dehydrogenase — protein sequence MSIRVLITPRTFETRGEIYVKRLEKEGYEVILNPYGRVLKEEELIKLIKDVDGIIVGIDPLTEKVLMSAKKLKVISKYGVGIDNIDIDTAKRLGIVITNTPFANSNAVAELTVGLIFSVLRGIPLSDRKSREGLWERFIGYELYGKTLGVIGTGNIGKRVIKLLKGFDLKIICYDIFPDYSWAEKEGVSYVSFEDLLRDSDIITLHIPLTKDTHHLISEREINMMKKSAVIINTSRGGIIDEEALYKALKEKRIFGAGLDVFEEEPPKNSPLFNLENVVITSHTGAHTSEAIEKMAEISVENLILALKGEKPKFIVS from the coding sequence ATGTCTATTAGAGTACTAATAACTCCAAGAACTTTTGAGACAAGAGGAGAGATTTATGTAAAAAGATTGGAAAAGGAAGGATACGAGGTTATCCTTAATCCCTATGGAAGGGTATTAAAAGAGGAAGAATTGATAAAGTTAATTAAGGATGTAGATGGAATTATTGTGGGAATTGATCCATTAACAGAGAAGGTTTTAATGAGTGCAAAAAAATTAAAAGTTATTTCAAAGTATGGCGTAGGAATAGACAATATAGATATAGATACTGCAAAGAGATTAGGAATAGTAATTACTAATACTCCTTTTGCAAATAGTAACGCAGTAGCAGAGTTAACTGTAGGCTTGATTTTTTCTGTTCTTCGTGGAATTCCTTTATCCGATAGAAAGTCTAGGGAGGGATTATGGGAAAGATTTATAGGTTATGAATTATATGGAAAAACTCTTGGAGTGATAGGGACAGGAAATATTGGAAAAAGAGTAATAAAACTTCTGAAGGGATTTGATTTAAAGATAATTTGTTATGATATTTTCCCTGATTATTCTTGGGCAGAAAAGGAAGGAGTTTCTTATGTTTCCTTTGAGGATCTCTTGAGAGACTCTGATATTATAACTCTCCATATTCCTTTGACAAAGGATACTCATCATTTGATTTCAGAAAGAGAGATTAATATGATGAAAAAATCTGCAGTTATTATTAATACATCAAGGGGTGGAATTATTGACGAGGAAGCATTATATAAGGCATTAAAAGAAAAAAGAATCTTTGGAGCAGGATTAGATGTTTTTGAAGAAGAACCTCCTAAAAATTCTCCTTTATTCAATTTAGAGAATGTTGTTATCACCTCTCATACTGGAGCCCATACTTCGGAGGCTATAGAAAAGATGGCAGAAATCTCTGTAGAAAATCTTATTTTAGCATTAAAGGGTGAAAAACCTAAATTTATCGTATCTTGA
- the eda gene encoding bifunctional 4-hydroxy-2-oxoglutarate aldolase/2-dehydro-3-deoxy-phosphogluconate aldolase, producing the protein MGREKTLERIIDCGVVAVIRVDNSEELLNISKALKEGGVIGIELTMTTPGALNILPEISKIMGKEIVLGVGTVLDPETARLAILAGAEFVVSPVLKPEIIKICHRYDKVAIPGAYTPTEILTAWEEGGDVIKVFPASSLGPQFIKDIHGPMPYIRLSPTGGVSLENVGEFIKAGACFVGVGGNLVDKKLVSEKKWDLLTERAQKFIEEVRKARKQ; encoded by the coding sequence ATGGGAAGAGAAAAAACTTTGGAAAGAATTATTGATTGCGGGGTTGTGGCAGTAATTAGGGTTGATAATTCCGAAGAATTGTTGAATATTTCTAAAGCCTTAAAAGAAGGAGGAGTTATTGGAATTGAATTAACAATGACAACCCCTGGTGCTTTAAATATTCTTCCTGAAATCTCAAAAATTATGGGAAAGGAAATAGTCTTGGGAGTAGGTACTGTTCTTGATCCAGAAACTGCAAGGCTTGCTATTTTGGCAGGGGCGGAATTTGTAGTTTCTCCTGTTTTAAAACCTGAAATTATAAAAATCTGTCATAGATATGATAAGGTGGCAATTCCTGGAGCTTATACTCCTACAGAAATTCTAACCGCTTGGGAAGAAGGAGGAGATGTTATAAAGGTTTTTCCAGCATCTTCTTTAGGGCCTCAATTTATAAAAGATATTCATGGTCCCATGCCCTATATTAGGCTTTCCCCTACAGGTGGGGTAAGTCTTGAAAATGTAGGAGAATTTATCAAGGCAGGAGCTTGTTTTGTAGGGGTTGGAGGAAATTTAGTGGATAAAAAACTAGTTTCTGAAAAGAAATGGGATTTATTAACCGAGAGAGCCCAAAAATTTATAGAGGAGGTGAGAAAAGCAAGAAAACAATAA
- a CDS encoding C4-dicarboxylate TRAP transporter substrate-binding protein, with translation MKNLKRISLIVVSALILLLLAVPLSAQTPKYVLKFNHVLSPLDPYHEGFLKWAKAVEERTRGGLKIEVYHSAQLGREEDILEQIRKGANLGQNTDSARMAMYVPDIGIMNCPYFVDSPEEVQKLKKMPTVHKWLKTLEENYGFKVLSFVWIQGFRHFMTNKPIKSPEDLKGLRIRTPGVPVWQESIRALGATPVALAFGDIYPALQQKAIDGVELVYNNIPGMRLYEVLKYVNETGHILLINFEVVSAKWFYSLPITYQKILEEECDKAGIETTKVVFAREEEVKKMIQERGMIIVPKKDIDIAAFKKAGEKAYEVLKIKEAKDKVWKELRKQ, from the coding sequence ATGAAGAATTTAAAAAGGATTTCATTAATAGTTGTTTCTGCTTTAATCTTGTTGTTATTGGCAGTTCCATTGTCTGCGCAGACTCCCAAATATGTGCTAAAGTTCAACCATGTATTGTCTCCTTTAGATCCATATCATGAAGGATTTCTAAAATGGGCAAAGGCAGTAGAGGAAAGAACAAGGGGAGGATTAAAGATTGAGGTTTATCATAGTGCACAACTGGGAAGAGAGGAAGATATATTAGAACAAATAAGAAAAGGTGCCAACCTTGGACAAAATACAGACTCTGCTCGTATGGCAATGTATGTACCTGATATTGGAATAATGAACTGTCCATATTTTGTAGATTCTCCTGAAGAAGTACAGAAACTAAAGAAGATGCCAACAGTTCATAAGTGGCTAAAGACTTTAGAGGAGAATTATGGATTTAAGGTTCTTTCATTTGTTTGGATACAGGGATTTAGACACTTTATGACTAATAAACCCATAAAATCTCCTGAAGATCTAAAAGGACTTCGAATAAGAACCCCTGGAGTTCCTGTTTGGCAAGAATCTATTCGTGCTTTAGGAGCAACTCCTGTTGCTCTTGCTTTTGGAGACATTTACCCAGCATTACAGCAAAAAGCAATAGATGGAGTAGAACTTGTCTACAATAATATACCAGGAATGAGATTATATGAGGTATTAAAGTATGTAAACGAAACAGGGCACATATTATTGATTAACTTTGAAGTGGTAAGTGCAAAATGGTTCTACAGCTTACCTATTACATATCAAAAGATTCTTGAAGAAGAATGTGATAAGGCAGGAATAGAGACTACGAAAGTAGTATTTGCAAGAGAAGAAGAAGTTAAGAAGATGATTCAAGAAAGGGGAATGATTATAGTACCAAAGAAAGACATTGATATAGCAGCATTCAAGAAAGCAGGAGAAAAAGCATATGAAGTTCTAAAGATCAAGGAAGCTAAAGATAAAGTATGGAAGGAGCTTAGGAAGCAGTAA
- a CDS encoding TRAP transporter small permease, giving the protein MRKIYDYLGKIELFLSQIFLVAIAILVFIAGVSRSLRNPIYWANPLASFLFAWTVLLATDAAFRQNKLMSVDFLVKRFPERVQSIIRLINYVIILGFLVYLIIFGIQAAYDMRFRTHEGMYGFSYFWVTISVPFGALLLLFTTIYKIKDEINFLKGRK; this is encoded by the coding sequence ATGAGGAAAATATACGATTATCTTGGTAAAATAGAACTTTTTTTATCTCAAATATTTTTAGTAGCTATTGCAATTTTAGTTTTTATAGCAGGAGTTTCTAGAAGTTTAAGAAATCCTATTTATTGGGCAAATCCTTTGGCAAGCTTTCTTTTTGCGTGGACTGTTCTCTTAGCAACAGATGCAGCTTTTAGACAAAATAAATTGATGTCTGTAGACTTTTTAGTTAAAAGGTTTCCAGAAAGAGTACAATCAATAATAAGATTAATAAACTACGTAATTATATTGGGATTCTTAGTTTATCTTATCATATTTGGAATACAGGCTGCCTATGATATGAGATTTAGAACCCACGAAGGGATGTATGGATTTAGCTATTTCTGGGTTACTATTAGTGTGCCTTTTGGTGCTCTTCTTCTTCTCTTCACTACTATTTACAAGATAAAAGATGAGATAAACTTCTTAAAAGGGAGGAAATAG
- a CDS encoding TRAP transporter large permease subunit, translating into MLIVVIMFFIFMLLGMPVVFSIAISGFLFFLQHPAEIPMTTPIQLPLTQALNFALLAIPLFILAGNMMNNSGITKRLIDLSTVLVGHLRGGLAQVTCVLSALMGGVSGSAIADAAMEARMLGPEMIKRGLPKGYAAGSLVFSSLEVPTIPPSIGLVLFGTIAQVSIGRLFAGGIVPGLLIMTYLMITVAITARIRNFPPQREKRASLREIISAISGGIWAILFPVILLIGLRGGYFTPSEVGALCVVYAVLIGTLIYGDLNFKNFLEALKGSTIDIGSTMSLIAFSSIFSYGIVWERIPEVISNFILGITNNPYVFLLILIGLLLIAGCFIDATVLILMLTSIFFPIALKLGIDPVHFGLVFVITCAIGNFTPPVGAAMYAVCSILDVSLGEFIRESWPFLIAVVLAVITIIFFPDLILFIPNLIFGK; encoded by the coding sequence ATGTTAATCGTTGTAATAATGTTCTTTATATTTATGCTTTTGGGAATGCCTGTGGTATTTTCTATTGCCATATCAGGTTTTCTCTTTTTCCTACAGCATCCAGCGGAAATTCCAATGACCACTCCCATTCAATTGCCCTTAACTCAAGCATTAAACTTTGCCCTCTTAGCAATACCTTTATTCATTCTTGCAGGAAACATGATGAATAATTCGGGAATAACAAAGAGATTGATAGATCTTTCTACAGTGCTTGTGGGACACTTAAGAGGAGGATTAGCTCAGGTTACCTGTGTTCTTTCTGCTCTTATGGGAGGAGTATCGGGATCCGCTATAGCGGATGCAGCAATGGAAGCTCGTATGCTAGGTCCTGAGATGATAAAAAGAGGACTTCCCAAAGGATATGCTGCAGGTTCTCTTGTATTCTCTTCCTTAGAGGTTCCAACTATTCCTCCCAGTATTGGATTAGTCCTCTTTGGAACCATAGCTCAGGTATCCATTGGAAGACTCTTTGCAGGAGGAATAGTTCCAGGTCTTTTGATAATGACCTATCTCATGATTACTGTTGCTATTACTGCAAGGATAAGAAATTTTCCTCCCCAGAGGGAAAAGAGAGCTTCTCTTAGAGAGATTATCTCTGCGATCTCAGGAGGTATCTGGGCAATTCTTTTTCCTGTTATACTCTTAATAGGATTAAGGGGAGGATATTTTACTCCTTCGGAAGTGGGTGCCCTTTGTGTAGTTTATGCAGTTCTCATTGGAACTTTAATCTATGGTGATTTAAATTTTAAAAACTTTTTAGAAGCATTAAAGGGATCCACTATAGATATTGGATCTACAATGTCCCTTATAGCTTTTTCCTCTATATTCTCCTATGGAATAGTTTGGGAGAGAATACCAGAAGTTATTTCTAATTTTATTCTTGGTATTACAAATAATCCTTATGTTTTCCTGCTTATACTAATTGGTCTTTTACTTATTGCTGGTTGTTTCATTGATGCTACAGTTCTTATTCTTATGTTAACATCAATTTTCTTCCCCATTGCATTAAAATTAGGAATAGATCCTGTACATTTTGGATTAGTTTTTGTTATAACCTGTGCAATTGGAAACTTTACTCCTCCCGTGGGTGCTGCTATGTATGCAGTATGTTCCATTTTAGATGTATCCTTAGGAGAATTTATAAGAGAATCCTGGCCCTTCCTAATTGCTGTAGTTTTAGCAGTTATCACTATAATCTTTTTCCCAGATTTAATATTATTCATTCCTAATTTAATCTTTGGAAAATAG
- a CDS encoding glucose 1-dehydrogenase, whose product MNFKDKVVLITGAGSGIGRKTAIMFAERGAKVAVNDVSEERGRETVEIIKNNGGEAIFIIGDISISSEAERVVKETVDAFGRLDILVNNAGIVLAGKVENTSEEDFDKTMAINVKGPFLLSKYAVQQMKRQGGGVIVNVSSEAGLKGIPDRFAYSVSKGALISLTKSIAIDYAKENIRANCVCPGTTFTQGLAERLKKLPNPDEVLKQMAERRPLGRLGKEEEIAFAILFAACDEAAYMTGSIINIDGGALL is encoded by the coding sequence ATGAATTTTAAAGACAAAGTGGTATTAATAACAGGGGCAGGTTCTGGAATTGGAAGAAAGACTGCAATTATGTTTGCAGAAAGGGGAGCCAAGGTCGCAGTAAACGATGTATCCGAGGAAAGGGGAAGAGAAACGGTAGAGATAATAAAAAATAACGGTGGAGAAGCAATTTTTATTATAGGAGATATATCCATTTCTTCTGAGGCAGAGAGAGTTGTAAAAGAAACTGTTGATGCTTTTGGAAGGTTAGATATTCTTGTAAATAATGCAGGCATTGTTTTGGCAGGCAAGGTTGAGAATACATCGGAAGAAGATTTTGATAAGACGATGGCAATAAATGTAAAGGGACCCTTTTTATTGTCTAAATATGCTGTTCAACAGATGAAAAGACAAGGTGGAGGAGTTATAGTAAACGTATCTTCTGAAGCAGGTTTAAAGGGAATTCCTGATAGATTTGCCTATAGTGTATCAAAGGGGGCTCTTATTTCTTTAACAAAATCCATAGCTATAGACTATGCAAAAGAGAATATAAGAGCAAATTGTGTCTGTCCTGGAACCACATTTACACAAGGTCTTGCGGAAAGATTAAAGAAACTACCAAATCCTGATGAAGTTTTAAAACAAATGGCGGAGAGAAGACCTCTTGGAAGGCTAGGAAAAGAAGAAGAAATTGCCTTTGCAATTCTTTTTGCAGCCTGTGATGAGGCAGCGTATATGACAGGAAGTATAATCAATATTGACGGAGGAGCTTTATTGTGA
- a CDS encoding polysaccharide deacetylase family protein: protein MIAINNPQEIKEKFLIISADDFGMCHSVNIAIFKLLEEKIISSTTIMTPCPWAKEAGEFCKAHPEFDVGVHLTFTSEWRNYKWGPVTRNKSVESLVNREGYFFETSEEFERHAKEEEIEEEIRNQINLAFKLGVKPSHLDSHMGSLFGFSGRTFIPIVFQFCKAYNLPFRLPKKIPPEMLPQLSQDLIDLHMKILDMAREMGIPLIDYLIPYPYDLPECSDYYSFKRMIIGLLKKLRPGISEIIIHPSVESDEIKSINPTWEKRVWEYLVFRDEEVRRVIKEEGIKIISWKDLKL from the coding sequence ATGATAGCAATAAATAATCCTCAAGAGATAAAAGAAAAGTTTTTAATCATCTCTGCAGATGATTTTGGAATGTGTCATTCTGTTAATATTGCTATTTTCAAACTCTTAGAGGAAAAGATTATTTCTTCTACTACTATTATGACTCCATGCCCTTGGGCAAAAGAGGCAGGAGAATTTTGTAAGGCTCATCCAGAATTTGATGTAGGAGTTCATTTAACCTTTACCAGTGAATGGAGAAACTATAAATGGGGACCTGTAACAAGGAATAAATCTGTAGAATCCTTAGTAAATAGAGAAGGATATTTTTTTGAGACTTCTGAGGAATTTGAGAGACATGCGAAAGAAGAAGAAATAGAAGAAGAGATAAGAAATCAGATTAATCTTGCCTTTAAATTAGGGGTAAAACCTAGCCATCTTGATAGTCATATGGGAAGTTTATTTGGATTTTCAGGAAGAACTTTTATTCCTATAGTATTTCAATTTTGTAAAGCTTATAATCTACCTTTTAGATTGCCAAAAAAAATTCCCCCAGAAATGCTTCCTCAACTATCTCAAGATTTAATTGACCTACATATGAAGATATTAGATATGGCAAGGGAAATGGGAATTCCCCTTATAGATTATCTTATACCATATCCCTATGATCTACCTGAATGCTCTGATTATTATTCCTTTAAGAGGATGATCATTGGTTTATTAAAAAAGCTAAGACCTGGAATATCGGAGATAATTATTCATCCCTCTGTGGAGAGTGATGAAATAAAATCTATAAATCCCACCTGGGAAAAAAGAGTGTGGGAATATTTAGTCTTTAGAGATGAGGAAGTAAGGAGAGTAATAAAGGAGGAAGGTATAAAAATAATTTCTTGGAAAGATTTAAAATTATAA